In the Heteronotia binoei isolate CCM8104 ecotype False Entrance Well chromosome 13, APGP_CSIRO_Hbin_v1, whole genome shotgun sequence genome, one interval contains:
- the WDR13 gene encoding WD repeat-containing protein 13 isoform X2 produces the protein MAAVWQQVLAVDARYNAYRTPNFPQFRTQYIRRRSQLLRDNAQAGYDPSIRKQYLRLRSQLLAQRYGPLSEQSSFRAYSNSIVRSSRTTLDRMEDFDDDPRALGARGHRRSVSRGSYQLQAQMNRAVYDERTPGNVVPTSVAEASRAMAGDTTLSENYAFAGMYHIFDQHVDEAVPKVQFANDDKHLLACCSLDGTISVCQLVPTPPVVLHVLKGHSRGVSDFAWSLSNDIIVSTSLDATMRIWATEDGKCIREIPDPDASELLCCTFQPMNNNLTVVGNGKHNLHVVNISTGKKVKGGSSKLTGRVLSLSFDSPGRILWAGDDRGSIFSFIFDMATGKLTKAKRLVVNEGSSITSISARSWISREARDPSLLINACINKLLLYRVVDNEGTLQLKRSFQIQQSSHPVRSIFCPLMSFRQGACVVTGSEDMCVYFFDVERATKAIVNKLQGHSAAVLDVSFNCDESLLASSDAKGMVIVWRREQK, from the exons ATGGCCGCAGTTTGGCAGCAGGTTTTGGCTGTTGACGCAAG gtACAACGCATACCGCACTCCAAACTTCCCCCAGTTCCGCACGCAGTACATCCGCCGGCGCAGCCAGCTGCTGCGGGACAACGCCCAAGCTGGCTACGACCCCTCGATCCGCAAGCAGTACCTGCGCCTGCGCAGCCAGCTCCTGGCCCAACGCTACGGCCCCCTCTCCGAGCAGAGCAGCTTCCGCGCCTACAGCAACAGCATTGTCCGAAGCAGTCGCACCACGCTCGACCGCATGGAG GATTTTGATGACGACCCAAGAGCGCTGGGCGCCCGTGGCCACCGTCGCTCCGTCAGCCGAGGGTCCTACCAGCTGCAGGCTCAAATGAACCGAGCCGTTTACGATGAGAG AACCCCAGGCAACGTTGTCCCCACTTCGGTGGCAGAAGCCAGCCGTGCCATGGCTGGGGATACTACACTCAGTGAGAACTACGCTTTTGCCGGCATGTACCATATCTTTGACCAGCATGTGGATGAGGCCG tgCCCAAGGTCCAGTTTGCCAATGACGACAAGCACCTCCTAGCCTGCTGCTCTCTGGACGGCACCATTTCCGTATGCCAGCTGGTACCCACCCCTCCAGTGGTGCTGCACGTCCTGAAGGGTCACAGCCGCGGCGTCTCTGACTTTGCCTGGTCACTCTCCAACGACATTATCGTTTCCACTTCGCTCGATGCCACGATGCGCATCTGGGCCACCGAGGACGGCAAGTGCATCCGGGAGATCCCAGATCCGGATGCGTCGGAGCTGCTGTGTTGCACATTCCAGCCAATGAACAACAATCTCACAGTG GTGGGGAACGGGAAGCACAACCTCCACGTGGTGAACATCTCCACGGGGAAAAAAGTGAAAGGCGGCTCAAGCAAGCTCACGGGCCgggttctttctctctccttcgaTTCCCCCGGACGGATCCTCTGGGCGGGAGACGATAGGGGCAGCATATTTTCTTTCATCTTCGATATGGCGACAG GAAAACTGACCAAGGCCAAGCGCCTGGTAGTGAACGAGGGCAGCTCCATCACCAGCATCTCAGCCCGCTCCTGGATCAGCCGAGAAGCACGGGACCCCTCTCTCCTTATCAACGCTTGCATTAACAAGCTGCTGCTGTACAG ggtAGTGGACAACGAAGGGACACTCCAGCTTAAGAGAAGTTTCCAGATACAGCAGAGCTCCCACCCAGTTCGCAGCATCTTCTGCCCGCTCATGTCCTTCCGGCAAGGAGCTTGTGTTG tgACCGGCAGTGAGGACATGTGCGTCTACTTCTTTGACGTGGAACGTGCCACTAAGGCCATCGTGAACAAGCTGCAGGGCCATAGTGCGGCCGTGCTGGACGTCAGCTTTAACTGCGATGAAAGCCTGCTGGCCTCCAGCGATGCAAAAGGGATGGTCATCGTCTGGAGGAGAGAACAGAAATAG
- the WDR13 gene encoding WD repeat-containing protein 13 isoform X1: MAVLGAERRKGSSVSSSGWDVADWRRFLHPLNSPPARPVATKGMAAVWQQVLAVDARYNAYRTPNFPQFRTQYIRRRSQLLRDNAQAGYDPSIRKQYLRLRSQLLAQRYGPLSEQSSFRAYSNSIVRSSRTTLDRMEDFDDDPRALGARGHRRSVSRGSYQLQAQMNRAVYDERTPGNVVPTSVAEASRAMAGDTTLSENYAFAGMYHIFDQHVDEAVPKVQFANDDKHLLACCSLDGTISVCQLVPTPPVVLHVLKGHSRGVSDFAWSLSNDIIVSTSLDATMRIWATEDGKCIREIPDPDASELLCCTFQPMNNNLTVVGNGKHNLHVVNISTGKKVKGGSSKLTGRVLSLSFDSPGRILWAGDDRGSIFSFIFDMATGKLTKAKRLVVNEGSSITSISARSWISREARDPSLLINACINKLLLYRVVDNEGTLQLKRSFQIQQSSHPVRSIFCPLMSFRQGACVVTGSEDMCVYFFDVERATKAIVNKLQGHSAAVLDVSFNCDESLLASSDAKGMVIVWRREQK, translated from the exons ATGGCGGTGCTGGGTGCCGAGAGGCGGAAGGGCAGCTCTGTGAGCTCCAGCGGCTGGGACGTCGCGGACTGGAGGCGATTTCT GCACCCGCTGAATAGCCCCCCTGCCCGGCCGGTGGCGACGAAGGGCATGGCCGCAGTTTGGCAGCAGGTTTTGGCTGTTGACGCAAG gtACAACGCATACCGCACTCCAAACTTCCCCCAGTTCCGCACGCAGTACATCCGCCGGCGCAGCCAGCTGCTGCGGGACAACGCCCAAGCTGGCTACGACCCCTCGATCCGCAAGCAGTACCTGCGCCTGCGCAGCCAGCTCCTGGCCCAACGCTACGGCCCCCTCTCCGAGCAGAGCAGCTTCCGCGCCTACAGCAACAGCATTGTCCGAAGCAGTCGCACCACGCTCGACCGCATGGAG GATTTTGATGACGACCCAAGAGCGCTGGGCGCCCGTGGCCACCGTCGCTCCGTCAGCCGAGGGTCCTACCAGCTGCAGGCTCAAATGAACCGAGCCGTTTACGATGAGAG AACCCCAGGCAACGTTGTCCCCACTTCGGTGGCAGAAGCCAGCCGTGCCATGGCTGGGGATACTACACTCAGTGAGAACTACGCTTTTGCCGGCATGTACCATATCTTTGACCAGCATGTGGATGAGGCCG tgCCCAAGGTCCAGTTTGCCAATGACGACAAGCACCTCCTAGCCTGCTGCTCTCTGGACGGCACCATTTCCGTATGCCAGCTGGTACCCACCCCTCCAGTGGTGCTGCACGTCCTGAAGGGTCACAGCCGCGGCGTCTCTGACTTTGCCTGGTCACTCTCCAACGACATTATCGTTTCCACTTCGCTCGATGCCACGATGCGCATCTGGGCCACCGAGGACGGCAAGTGCATCCGGGAGATCCCAGATCCGGATGCGTCGGAGCTGCTGTGTTGCACATTCCAGCCAATGAACAACAATCTCACAGTG GTGGGGAACGGGAAGCACAACCTCCACGTGGTGAACATCTCCACGGGGAAAAAAGTGAAAGGCGGCTCAAGCAAGCTCACGGGCCgggttctttctctctccttcgaTTCCCCCGGACGGATCCTCTGGGCGGGAGACGATAGGGGCAGCATATTTTCTTTCATCTTCGATATGGCGACAG GAAAACTGACCAAGGCCAAGCGCCTGGTAGTGAACGAGGGCAGCTCCATCACCAGCATCTCAGCCCGCTCCTGGATCAGCCGAGAAGCACGGGACCCCTCTCTCCTTATCAACGCTTGCATTAACAAGCTGCTGCTGTACAG ggtAGTGGACAACGAAGGGACACTCCAGCTTAAGAGAAGTTTCCAGATACAGCAGAGCTCCCACCCAGTTCGCAGCATCTTCTGCCCGCTCATGTCCTTCCGGCAAGGAGCTTGTGTTG tgACCGGCAGTGAGGACATGTGCGTCTACTTCTTTGACGTGGAACGTGCCACTAAGGCCATCGTGAACAAGCTGCAGGGCCATAGTGCGGCCGTGCTGGACGTCAGCTTTAACTGCGATGAAAGCCTGCTGGCCTCCAGCGATGCAAAAGGGATGGTCATCGTCTGGAGGAGAGAACAGAAATAG